agagcagccagaaactcctgaacactcagatggatgaagcagaacaccttgtcctggtacaggcctctctcctctttaaagatctgtgtgaacagtcctgagcacactgaggctgctttgatatcgatgccacactctgtcaggtctgattcatagaagatcaggtttcctttctgcagctgatcaaaagccagtttccccagagactggatcatctccctgctctctggactccagtgtggatctgtctcagctcctccttcatactTCACCCTCTTCACTTTGGCCTGAACCACCAGgaggtggatgtacatctcagtcagggtcctgggcagctctcttccctctttgctctccaacatgtcctccagaactgtagcagtgatccagcagaagaccgggatgtggcacatgatgtggaggcttcgtgatgtcttgatgtgggagatgatccagctggcctgctcctcctctctgaacctcctcctgaagAACTCCTCCTTCTGGGGGTCGGTGaatcctctgacctctgtcaccaagtccacacagtcaggagggatctgattggctgctgcaggtcttgtggtgatccagaggcgagcagagggaagcagcttccccctgatgaggtttgtcagcagcacatgcactgaggtggactctttGGCATCAGTCAGGACCTgagtgttgtggaagtccagaggaagtcgacactcatccagaccgtcAAAGATGAAGAGCACGTGGAAGTGCtggaagctgcagattcctgcctctttggtttcagggaagaagtgatgaacaagctccaccaagctgaaccgtttctctctcagcacattcagctctctgaaagtgaatggaaatgtgaagtggacgtcctggtggtctttgtcttcagcccagtccagactgaacttctgtgttaggactgttttcccgatgccagccactccctgtgtcatcactgttctgattggttcctgtcttccaggtcgGCCTTTGAAGAGGTCTGCTGGTCTGATgggggtttctggtctgtgtgctttcctggatgctgcttcaatctgtctgacctcatggtcCTCGTTGACCCCTgcaccctctgtgatgtagagctctgtgtagatctggttcagaagggtcggctctcctgctttagcgatgccctcaaacacacactggaacttctgcttcaggttagacttgagtttacgtcctgCAGATCCTGAACAAACAGTAAATGTGATGAGTGACTGAACTTCCTGACAGTCTTCAGTCAGAAGTGAcagatgtgctgcagatgtctgcatcatgttaacagcagagtgtgtagatggaaacttcatttcctctttccatcatgttaaagctcttaaatcctcttactgctctgcagacgctcagccagctcctcctgctccatcctcctcaggaagtccaCCGTGATCTGCACAAaggactctctgctcctcctctgctcttcatcctcctcatcctccctctggccctcacagcattctgggtaatctggactcagaagcttctggatcttcttcagctcgtccttcacaaaaGCGAGGATGTTGtactccagcagctggaacagagagacacaagcatcATTGTGACACAAAATGGCCGCTTTGCTGCGCTGGTCATGTGACATCAGAGAGGGCGTCATAATAAAAACTACAAGCGTCTACTAAACTTATTTTAGAggccaacacaacacaaaggacTGAAAAGCCTCACAGAGTTGGGATGAGCATAAATTCATACCATCCCATATTCAGACACCCATCAACTAACACTAGCTGGAGACTGCAATTGTGTAATTGATCCCTTATTAGAGAGATCCTCCACCCGTACCACTCCCAAATCTAAAACAGCAGTATGTATAGAAAATGATCTGCAAGCATGATCCCGGGACCAGATCGctctaaaagaagtttgaaATCCGGCCAGGACATGCGAGACAGAAGCTACTGCTAACATGCCTGAATCTGttccagaggaagaagagcagcaacACCCACAAGCTGACACCGAGGCTGTCCTTGACCCGGCTGTTCCTCAAACTATTCAGGAAATAACAGCAAATATAACTCGGGTGATTGATGAAAAGCTCGGGCCTTATCCCAAAGGATACAAGCACACGGCCAGCAGCtgaaaaagatggaggagaaaaGCACTGAGGCAGAGAATAGGATTGCTGCGGCTGAACACACCTGTGAGACAGTGGACACAGTGGGACTGTCATATTAAATATTgtcatatttaaaaagaaatgattgaTATTGCTACGATGCCAGAAACACATGTGAATGATAAGGAACatgtaaagctgcagcagtgcgGCTGTGATCCAGTTTATTTCTCATCTTTCTCCACCA
This Parambassis ranga chromosome 15, fParRan2.1, whole genome shotgun sequence DNA region includes the following protein-coding sequences:
- the LOC114447671 gene encoding NACHT, LRR and PYD domains-containing protein 12-like, giving the protein MKICLQRRWTQSNSAAASCVDDSAGRGRRTALTAQLLEYNILAFVKDELKKIQKLLSPDYPECCEGQREDEEDEEQRRSRESFVQITVDFLRRMEQEELAERLQSRSAGRKLKSNLKQKFQCVFEGIAKAGEPTLLNQIYTELYITEGAGVNEDHEVRQIEAASRKAHRPETPIRPADLFKGRPGRQEPIRTVMTQGVAGIGKTVLTQKFSLDWAEDKDHQDVHFTFPFTFRELNVLREKRFSLVELVHHFFPETKEAGICSFQHFHVLFIFDGLDECRLPLDFHNTQVLTDAKESTSVHVLLTNLIRGKLLPSARLWITTRPAAANQIPPDCVDLVTEVRGFTDPQKEEFFRRRFREEEQASWIISHIKTSRSLHIMCHIPVFCWITATVLEDMLESKEGRELPRTLTEMYIHLLVVQAKVKRVKYEGGAETDPHWSPESREMIQSLGKLAFDQLQKGNLIFYESDLTECGIDIKAASVCSGLFTQIFKEERGLYQDKVFCFIHLSVQEFLAALHLILCYTNRTTEGLEDFLGDDYRHSSLDDFLKRVMEKSLQSKHGHLDLMVRFLHGLSLQSNQRLLGGLLGQTETRPGIIQKLFRGLQGQTENRPETIQRAINNLKEMNTDKISPDRSINIFHCLMEINKLSIHQEIQEFLQSGTRSEKRLSEVHCSALAYMLQMSEEVLEELDLNKYNTSLEGRLRLIPAVRNCRKAQLSVCGLSETHCEVVASALKANPSHLTELDLSMNCFRNSGVEQLCVGLQSPHCRLQTLRLCRCGLSEISCAALASALKSNPSHLTQLDLEGNKLQDSGVEQLCGFLQSPDCRLQTLGLMGCGLSEINCAALASARRGRDMLAAL